One stretch of Phocoena phocoena chromosome 10, mPhoPho1.1, whole genome shotgun sequence DNA includes these proteins:
- the LAMB2 gene encoding laminin subunit beta-2, whose protein sequence is MERAAGEQGRDLRGQPGPWQLLLGLLLSVPATALAQALAPGVPGCSRGSCYPATGDLLVGRADRLTASSTCGLHGPQPYCIVSHLQDEKKCFLCDSRRPFSARDNPNSHRIQNVVTSFAPQRRAAWWQSENGVPVVTIQLDLEAEFHFTHLIMTFKTFRPAAMLVERSADFGRTWHVYRYFSYDCGADFPGVPLAPPRHWDDVVCESRYSEIEPSTEGEVIYRVLDPAIPIPDPYSPWIQNLLKITNLRVNLTRLHTLGDNLLDPRREIREKYYYALYELVVRGNCFCYGHASQCAPAPGAPAHAEGMVHGACICKHNTRGFNCEQCQDFYHDLPWHPAEDGHSHACRKCECHGHTYSCHFDMAIYLASGNVSGGVCDGCQHNTAGRQCELCRPFFYHDPTKDLRDPAVCRSCDCDPMGSQDGGRCDPHDDPVLGLVSGQCRCKENVVGSRCQQCRDGFFGLSASDPLGCQQCQCDTRGTVPGGTPCDRNSGACFCKRLVTGRGCNRCLPGHWGLSHDLLGCRPCDCDVGGALEPQCNEATGQCHCRQNMVGRRCEQVQPGYFRPFLDHLTWEAEEARGQVPDVVARLVTPGGIPSWTGPGFVRLREGQALEFLVASVPRAMDYDLLLRLEPQVPEQWAEMELTVQRPGPVSAHSPCGHVLPKDDHIPGTLQPGTRYMVFPRPVCLEPGISYKLHLKLVRTGGGAQPEAPYSGPSLLIDSLVLLPRVLVLEMFSGGDAASLERRATFEHYRCHEEGLVPSKTLPSEACAPLLISLSTLVYNGALPCQCDPQGSLSSECNPHGGQCLCKHAVVGRRCDLCAPGYYGFGPTGCQACQCSPEGALSGLCEATNGQCPCQTGAFGLRCDRCQRGQWGFPNCRPCVCNGHADECDPHTGACLGCRDHTGGEHCERCIAGFHGDPRLPYGGQCRPCPCPEGPGSRRHFATSCHRDGYSQQIVCHCRAGYTGLRCEACAPGHFGDPSRPGGQCQPCECSGNIDPTDPDACDSHSGQCLRCLHHTEGPRCAHCKPGFHGQAARQSCHRCTCNLLGTDPQQCPSTDRCNCDPSSGQCPCLPNVQGPSCDRCAPNFWNLTSGHGCQPCACHPSRARGPTCNEFTGQCHCRAGFGGRTCSECQELHWGDPGLQCRACDCDPRGIDTPQCHRSTGHCSCRLGMSGVRCDQCARGFSGVFPACHPCHACFGDWDRVVQDLAARTRRLEQWAQELQQTGVLGAFESSFWHMQEKLGTVQGIVGARNASAASTAQLVEATEELRREIGEATEHLTQLEAELTDVQDKNFNANHALSSLERDGLALNLTLRQLDQHLDLLKHSNFLGAYDSIRHAHSLSAEAERRANMSALTVPSPVSNSAGTRHRTEVLMGARKKDFNHKHMANQQALGELSARTHALSLTGINELVCGSPGDAPCATSPCGGAGCRDEDGQPRCGGLSCSGAAAMADLALGRARHTQAELQRALAEGGGILSQVAETRRQAGEAQQRAQAALDKANASRGQVEQANQELRELIQSVKDFLSQEGADPDSIELVATRVLELSIPASPEQIRHLAGEIAERVRSLADVDTILARTVGDVHRAEQLLKDAQRARSQAEGEKQKAETVQAALEEAQRAQGAAQGAIQGAVVDTQDTEQTLHQVQERMADTEKALSSAGERAQQLDGLLEALKLKRAGNSLAASSAEETAGSAQGRAREAEQLLKGPLGDRYQTVRALAERKAQGVLAAQARAEQLRDEARGLLQAAQDKLQRLQELEGTYEENERALEGKAAQLDGLEARMRSVLQAINLQVQIYNTCQ, encoded by the exons ATGGAGCGGGCCGCAGGGGAACAAGGGAGGGACCTGCGGGGacagcctgggccctggcagcTTCTACTGGGCCTGCTGCTGAGCG TGCCGGCCACCGCCCTAGCCCAGGCCCTGGCCCCGGGTGTGCCAGGCTGTTCTCGGGGAAGCTGCTACCCCGCCACAGGGGACCTGCTGGTGGGCCGTGCTGACAGACTGACCGCCTCATCCACCTGTGGCTTGCATGGGCCCCAGCCCTACTGCATCGTCAGTCACCTGCAG GACGAGAAGAAATGCTTCCTGTGTGACTCCCGGCGCCCCTTCTCTGCTAGAGACAACCCAAACAGCCATCGCATCCAGAATGTAGTTACCAGCTTCGCACCACAGCGCCGGGCAGCCTGGTGGCAGTCAGAGAATG GTGTCCCCGTGGTCACCATCCAGCTGGACTTGGAGGCTGAGTTCCATTTCACGCACCTCATTATGACCTTCAAG ACGTTTCGCCCTGCTGCCATGCTGGTGGAGCGCTCAGCAGACTTTGGACGCACCTGGCACGTGTACAGATATTTCTCCTATGACTGTGGGGCTGACTTCCCAGGAGTCCCACTGGCTCCCCCACGGCACTGGGATGACGTAGTCTGTGAGTCACGCTATTCAGAGATTGAGCCATCCACTGAAGGCGAG GTCATCTATCGTGTGCTGGACCCTGCAATCCCTATTCCAGACCCCTATAGCCCATGGATCCAGA ACCTGCTAAAGATCACCAATCTACGGGTGAACCTGACACGGCTACACACGCTCGGGGACAACCTGCTTGACCCACGGCGGGAGATCCGCGAGAAGTACTATTATGCCCTGTACGAGCTGGTTGTGCGTGGCAACTGCTTCTGCTATGGACACGCCTCACAGTGTGCACCCGCCCCAGGGGCACCAGCCCATGCTGAGGGCATG GTTCATGGGGCCTGCATCTGCAAACACAACACTCGTGGCTTCAACTGTGAGCAGTGTCAGGATTTCTATCATGATCTGCCCTGGCATCCGGCTGAGGACGGCCATAGTCATGCCTGCAGGA AGTGTGAGTGCCATGGGCATACCTACAGCTGCCACTTCGACATGGCCATATACCTGGCATCTGGCAACGTGAGTGGAGGGGTGTGTGATGGGTGTCAGCACAACACAGCTGGGCGCCAGTGTGAGCTCTGCCGACCCTTCTTCTACCATGACCCAACCAAGGACCTGCGAGACCCAGCCGTGTGTCGCT CCTGTGACTGTGACCCCATGGGTTCCCAAGACGGTGGTCGCTGTGATCCCCATGATGATCCTGTACTGGGGCTGGTCTCGGGCCAGTGTCGCTGCAAAGAAAATGTGGTGGGCTCTCGCTGCCAACAGTGCCGTGATGGCTTCTTTGGGCTCAGTGCCAGTGACCCTCTAGGCTGCCAGC AATGTCAGTGTGATACACGGGGCACAGTGCCAGGGGGCACCCCTTGTGACCGCAACAGTGGAGCCTGTTTCTGCAAGCGTTTAGTGACTGGACGTGGCTGCAACCGCTGCCTG CCTGGCCACTGGGGCCTGAGCCACGACCTACTTGGCTGCCGTCCGTGTGACTGTGATGTCGGTGGTGCCCTGGAACCCCA GTGCAACGAGGCCACAGGTCAGTGCCACTGCCGCCAGAACATGGTGGGGCGACGCTGTGAGCAGGTGCAGCCTGGTTACTTCCGACCCTTCCTTGACCACCTAACTTGGGAGGCTGAGGAAGCTCGGGGGCAG GTACCTGATGTGGTGGCACGCCTGGTGACCCCTGGGGGGATTCCATCTTGGACTGGCCCAGGCTTTGTTAGGCTGCGGGAAGGCCAGGCACTGGAGTTCCTGGTGGCCTCTGTACCAAGAGCCATGGACTATGACCTGCTACTGCGCTTGGAGCCCCAG GTACCTGAGCAATGGGCAGAGATGGAACTGACTGTGCAGCGCCCAGGGCCTGTATCTGCCCACAGCCCATGTGGGCACGTGCTGCCCAAGGATGACCACATCCCAGGGACTCTGCAACCAGGCACCAG GTACATGGTGTTTCCCAGACCTGTCTGCCTTGAGCCTGGCATCTCCTACAAGCTGCATCTCAAGCTGGTGCGAACAGGAGGAGGTGCCCAGCCTGAGGCCCCCTATTCTGGACCCAGCCTACTCATTGACTCG CTGGTGCTGCTGCCCCGTGTCCTGGTGCTGGAGATGTTTAGTGGGGGTGATGCGGCTTCTCTGGAGCGCCGTGCCACCTTTGAACACTACCGCTGCCACGAGGAGGGTCTGGTGCCCAGCAAGACCCTTCCCTCTGAGGCCTGCGCCCCCCTCCTCATCAGCCTGTCCACACTGGTCTACAATGGAGCCCTGC cctgTCAGTGTGACCCCCAGGGCTCACTGAGCTCTGAGTGCAACCCCCATGGTGGTCAGTGCCTGTGCAAACATGCAGTGGTTGGGCGTCGCTGTGACCTCTGTGCCCCTGGCTACTATGGCTTTGGCCCCACAGGCTGTCAAG CCTGCCAGTGCAGCCCTGAGGGGGCACTCAGCGGCCTGTGTGAAGCAACCAATGGGCAATGCCCCTGCCAAACTGGTGCATTTGGGCTTCGCTGCGACCGCTGCCAGCGTGGCCAGTGGGGATTCCCTAACTGCCGGCCGTGTGTCTGCAACGGGCATGCAGACGAATGTGACCCCCACACGGGCGCTTGCCTGGGATGCCGTGACCACACAGGGGGTGAGCACTGTGAAAG GTGCATTGCTGGCTTCCACGGAGACCCACGGCTGCCATATGGGGGCCAGTGCCGGCCCTGTCCCTGCCCTGAAGGCCCCGGGAGCCGGCGGCACTTTGCTACTTCTTGCCATCGGGATGGGTACTCCCAGCAGATCGTGTGCCACTGCAGGGCAGGCTACACAG GGCTGCGGTGCGAAGCTTGTGCCCCTGGGCACTTTGGGGACCCATCAAGGCCAGGCGGCCAGTGCCAACCATGCGAATGCAGTGGTAACATTGACCCCACGGACCCTGATGCCTGTGACTCCCACTCGGGGCAATGCCTGCGCTGCTTACACCACACAGAGGGGCCGCGCTGTGCCCACTGCAAGCCTGGCTTCCATGGGCAGGCTGCCCGACAGAGCTGTCACC GCTGCACCTGCAACCTGCTGGGCACAGATCCCCAGCAGTGCCCATCCACTGACCGGTGCAACTGTGACCCAAGCAGTGGGCAGTGCCCATGCCTCCCCAATGTCCAGGGCCCTAGCTGTGACCGCTGTGCCCCCAACTTCTGGAACCTTACCAGTGGCCATGGCTGCCAGCCCTGTGCCTGCCACCCAAGCCGAGCCAGAGGCCCCACCTGCAATGAG TTCACAGGACAGTGCCACTGCCGTGCTGGCTTCGGTGGGCGAACCTGTTCTGAGTGCCAGGAGCTCCACTGGGGAGACCCTGGGTTGCAGTGCCGTG CCTGTGATTGTGACCCTCGTGGGATAGACACACCTCAGTGTCACCGTTCCACAGGTCACTGCAGCTGCCGCCTGGGCATGTCTGGTGTGCGCTGTGACCAGTGTGCCCGTGGCTTCTCGGGCGTCTTTCCTGCCTGCCACCCCTGCCACGCATGCTTCGGGGACTGGGACCGTGTGGTACAGGACCTGGCTGCTCGTACACGGCGCCTGGAGCAGTGGGCGCAGGAGCTGCAGCAGACGGGTGTGCTGGGTGCCTTTGAGAGCAGCTTCTGGCACATGCAGGAGAAGCTGGGCACTGTGCAGGGGATTGTCGGTGCCCGTAACGCCTCAGCTGCCTCCACTGCACAGCTCGTGGAGGCCACAGAGGAGTTGCG GCGTGAAATTGGGGAGGCCACTGAGCACCTGACCCAGCTGGAAGCAGAGCTCACAGATGTGCAGGACAAGAATTTCAATGCCAACCATGCACTAAGCAGTCTAGAGCGAGACGGGCTTGCACTTAATCTCACACTGCGGCAGCTTGACCAGCATCTGGACCTGCTCAAGCATTCAAACTTCCTGG GTGCCTATGACAGCATCCGCCATGCCCACAGCCTGTCTGCAGAGGCAGAACGTCGTGCCAACATGTCAGCCCTGACAGTGCCCAGCCCTGTGAGCAACTCAGCAGGCACACGGCACCGGACAGAGGTGCTGATGGGTGCCCGAAAGAAGGACTTCAACCACAAGCACATGGCCAACCAGCAGGCACTGGGCGAGCTCTCTGCCCGTACCCATGCCCTGAGCCTGACAGGCATAAATGAACTG GTGTGTGGGTCCCCGGGAGATGCACCCTGTGCTACGAGCCCTTGCGGGGGTGCTGGCTGTCGGGACGAGGATGGGCAGCCCCGTTGTGGGGGCCTCAGCTGCAGTGGGGCAGCAGCCATGGCGGATCTGGCGCTGGGTCGGGCCCGCCACACACAGGCAGAACTGCAGCGGGCATTGGCAGAAGGTGGTGGCATCCTCAGCCAGGTAGCTGAGACCCGTCGGCAGGCAGGCGAGGCACAGCAGCGGGCCCAGGCAGCCCTGGACAAGGCTAATGCTTCCAGGGGACAGGTGGAACAGGCCAACCAGGAACTGCGGGAACTAATCCAGAGTGTGAAGGACTTCCTCAGCC AGGAGGGGGCTGATCCTGACAGCATTGAGTTGGTGGCCACACGGGTGCTAGAGCTCTCCATCCCAGCGTCACCTGAGCAGATCCGGCACTTGGCGGGCGAGATTGCAGAGCGGGTCCGGAGCCTGGCAGATGTGGACACGATCCTGGCGCGTACTGTGGGAGACGTGCATCGGGCAGAGCAGCTACTGAAGGATGCACAGCGGGCACG GAGCCAGGCTGAGGGTGAGAAACAGAAGGCAGAGACAGTACAGGCAGCGCTGGAGGAGGCCCAGCGGGCACAGGGTGCTGCTCAGGGTGCCATCCAGGGGGCAGTGGTTGACACACAGGACACAGAGCAGACCCTGCACCAG GTGCAGGAGAGGATGGCAGATACAGAGAAGGCATTGAGCTCTGCAGGTGAGCGGGCTCAGCAATTGGATGGTCTCCTGGAGGCTCTGAAATTGAAGCGAGCAGGGAATAGCTTGGCAGCCTCTAGCGCTGAAGAAACAGCTGGCAGTGCCCAGGGTCGTGCCCGGGAAGCTGAACAG CTGCTGAAGGGCCCACTAGGTGACCGGTACCAGACAGTGAGGGCCCTGGCCGAGCGCAAGGCCCAGGGTGTGCTGGCTGCACAGGCACGGGCAGAACAACTGCGGGATGAGGCTCGCGGCTTGTTGCAGGCTGCTCAAGACAAGCTGCAGCGGCTGCAAG AGCTGGAAGGCACTTATGAGGAGAACGAGCGGGCGCTGGAGGGCAAAGCGGCTCAGCTGGACGGGCTGGAGGCCAGGATGCGCAGTGTGCTTCAAGCCATCAACTTGCAGGTCCAGATCTACAACACCTGCCAGtga
- the USP19 gene encoding ubiquitin carboxyl-terminal hydrolase 19, translating to MSGGASTTGPRRGPPGLEEATSKKKQKDRANQENKDGDPRRGGRSAFTREEPTKDEFHGDFHSLFDTPSVELLLDWRQSADEVFVKLRVGAGPLRLEEVDAAFTDTDCVVRLPGGRQWGGVFYAEIESSCTKVQARKGGLLQLSLPKKVPLLTWPSLLKKPLGTQELVPGLRCQENGQELSPVALEPGPEPRRAKQEARNQKRAQGRGEVGAGAGPGAQAGPSAKRAVHLHRGPEGEGSRDDPGPRGDAPQFLAEPATQAEAEEQLRVPPLNPQTCLLGSEENLALLTGKKAVAPRNDPVSPVMARSRDSEKDDRSKEEMAVAADAAALVDEPKAMVNLAFVKNDSYEKGPDSVVVHVYVKEICRDTSRVLFREQDFTLIFQTRDGNFLRLHPGCGPHTIFRWQVKLRNLIKPEQCTFCFTASRIDICLHKRQSQRWGGLEAPAARGAVGGAKVAVPTGPTPLDSTPPGGTPHPLTGQEEARAVEKEKPKARSEDTGLDGVAARTPMEHVAPKPEPHLASPKPTCMVPPMPHSPVSGDSVEEEEEEEKKVCLPGFTGLVNLGNTCFMNSVIQSLSNTRELRDFFHDRSFEAEINYNNPLGTGGRLAIGFAVLLRALWKGTHHAFQPSKLKAIVASKASQFTGYAQHDAQEFMAFLLDGLHEDLNRIQNKPYTETVDSDGRPDEVVAEEAWQRHKMRNDSFIVDLFQGQYKSKLVCPVCAKVSITFDPFLYLPVPLPQKQKVLSIFYFAREPHSKPVKFLVSISKENSSASEVLDSLSQSVHVKPENLRLAEVIKNRFHRVFLPSHSLDTVSPSDTLLCFELLSPELAKERVVVLEVQQRPQVPSIPISKCAACQRKQQSEDEKLKRCTRCYRVGYCNQLCQKTHWPDHKGLCRPENIGYPFLVSVPASRLTYARLAQLLEGYARYSVSVFQPPFQPGRMALESQGPGCNTLLSTSSLEAGDNDRDPVQPPELQMVTPVAEGDTGVSRAWASPDRGPVPSTSGVSSEMLASGPIEIGSLPAGERVSRPEAAVPGYQHPSEAMNSHTPQFFIYRIDASNREQRLEDKGDTPLELGDDCSLALVWRNNERLQEFVLVASKELECAEDPGSAGEAARAGHFTLDQCLNLFTRPEVLAPEEAWYCPQCKQHREASKQLLLWRLPNVLIVQLKRFSFRSFIWRDKINDLVEFPVRNLDLSKFCIGQKEEQLPSYDLYAVINHYGGMIGGHYTACARLPNDRSSQRSDVGWRLFDDSTVTTVDESQVVTRYAYVLFYRRRNSPVERPPRAGHSEHHPDLGPAAESAASQGLGPGQAPDVAPTRTAPERFAPPVDRPAPTYSNMEEVD from the exons ATGTCTGGCGGGGCCAGCACCACAGGCCCAAGGAGAGGGCCCCCAGGACTGGAGGAGGCCACCAGTAAGAAGAAGCAGAAGGATCGAGCAAACCAGGAGAACAAGGATGGAGATCCTAGGAGAGGTGGTA GGTCAGCATTCACTCGGGAGGAGCCGACCAAAGACG AATTTCATGGAGACTTTCACAGTCTTTTTGACACTCCCTCTGTAGAGTTGTTGCTTGATTGGAGGCAGAGTGCTGATGAGGTGTTTGTCAAGCTGCGTGTGGGAGCCGGTCCCCTGCGGCTGGAGGAGGTAGATGCTGCCTTCACAGACACAGACTGTGTGGTGCGGCTTCCAG GTGGTCGGCAGTGGGGTGGTGTTTTCTATGCTGAGATAGAAAGTTCTTGCACCAAAGTGCAGGCTCGCAAAGGTGGCCTCCTGCAGCTGTCACTGCCCAAGAAGGTGCCTCTGCTCACGTGGCCCTCTCTCCTG AAGAAACCTCTTGGGACCCAGGAGTTGGTGCCAGGGCTGCGGTGCCAGGAGAATGGGCAGGAGCTGTCTCCTGTTGCCCTGGAGCCAGGCCCTGAGCCCCGCCGGGCTAAGCAGGAGGCCCGGAACCAGAAGCGGGCCCAGGGCCGTGGTGAGGTAGGCGCAGGGGCTGGCCCTGGGGCCCAAGCAGGGCCCAGTGCCAAAAGGGCTGTGCATCTCCACAGAGGGCCGGAGGGGGAAGGGTCCAGAGATGACCCTGGACCCCGGGGTGATGCCCCCCAATTCCTGGCTGAGCCGGCCACCCAG GCTGAGGCTGAGGAACAGCTCCGTGTACCACCACTGAACCCCCAGACCTGCCTCCTGGGCTCAGAGGAGAATCTAGCACTTTTGACAGGAAAGAAGGCAGTAGCCCCCAGGAATGACCCAGTGTCCCCAGTCATGGCCCGGAGCAGAGACTCTGAGAAAGATGATCGTTCCAAAGAGGAGATGGCAGTGGCAGCAGATGCTGCAGCCTTGGTGGATG AGCCCAAGGCCATGGTGAACCTGGCATTTGTCAAGAATGACTCGTATGAGAAGGGGCCGGACTCAGTGGTGGTGCACGTGTACGTGAAGGAAATCTGCAGGGACACATCTCGAGTGCTTTTCCGCGAGCAGGACTTCACGCTTATCTTCCAGaccag GGACGGAAACTTCCTGAGACTGCACCCGGGCTGTGGGCCCCACACCATCTTCCGTTGGCAGGTGAAGCTCAG GAACCTGATCAAGCCAGAGCAGTGCACCTTCTGCTTCACGGCCTCTCGCATCGACATCTGCCTCCACAAGCGGCAGAGTCAGCGCTGGGGGGGTCTGGAGGCCCCAGCTGCACGAG GTGCAGTGGGTGGTGCAAAGGTAGCCGTGCCGACAGGTCCAACCCCTCTGGATTCAACCCCACCGGGAGGTACCCCCCACCCCCTGACAGGCCAGGAGGAAGCCCGGGCTGTGGAGAAGGAGAAACCCAAGGCTCGATCTGAGGACACAGGCCTAGATGGTGTGGCAGCCCGCACCCCCATGGAGCATGTAGCCCCAAAGCCAGAGCCACACCTGGCGTCG CCCAAGCCCACATGTATGGTGCCTCCAATGCCCCACAGCCCGGTGAGTGGAGACAGcgtggaggaagaggaggaggaagagaagaaggtgTGTCTGCCGGGCTTCACTGGTCTTGTCAATCTAGGCAACACCTGTTTCATGAACAGCGTCATCCAGTCTCTGTCCAATACTCGGGAGCTGCGGGACTTTTTCCACG ACCGCTCCTTTGAGGCCGAGATCAACTACAACAACCCACTGGGGACTGGTGGGCGTCTGGCCATCGGCTTTGCTGTGCTGCTCCGGGCGCTGTGGAAGGGAACCCACCATGCCTTCCAGCCCTCCAAGTTGAAG GCCATTGTGGCGAGCAAGGCCAGCCAGTTCACAGGCTATGCACAGCACGATGCCCAGGAGTTCATGGCTTTCCTGCTGGATGGGCTGCATGAGGACTTGAACCGTATTCAGAATAAGCCCTACACGGAGACTGTGGACTCAGATGGGCGACCTGATGAG GTGGTAGCTGAGGAAGCCTGGCAGCGGCACAAGATGAGGAATGACTCTTTCATCGTGGACTTATTTCAGGGACAGTACAAGTCGAAGCTGGTGTGCCCCGTGTGTGCAAAG GTCTCCATCACTTTTGACCCGTTCCTGTACCTGCCGGTGCCCTTGCCACAGAAGCAAAAGGTTCTCTCCATCTTCTATTTTGCCCGGGAGCCCCACAGCAAGCCCGTCAAG TTTCTGGTGAGCATCAGCAAGGAGAACTCCAGTGCAAGTGAAGTGTTGGACTCCCTGTCTCAGAGTGTCCACGTGAAGCCTGAGAACCTGCGTCTGGCTGAG GTGATTAAGAATCGCTTCCACCGTGTGTTTTTGCCCTCCCACTCACTGGACACTGTGTCACCTTCCGACACACTTCTCTGCTTCGAGCTCCTATCCCCAGAGTTGGCTAAGGAGCGGGTGGTGGTGCTAGAGGTGCAGCAG CGCCCCCAGGTGCCCAGCATCCCCATCTCCAAGTGTGCAGCCTGCCAGCGGAAGCAGCAGTCAGAGGATGAGAAGCTGAAGCGCTGTACCCGTTGCTACCGCGTGGGCTACTGCAACCA gCTCTGTCAAAAAACCCATTGGCCTGACCATAAGGGCCTCTGCCGCCCTGAGAACATTGGCTACCCCTTCCTGGTCAGTGTACCTGCCTCACGCCTCACGTATGCCCGTCTTGCTCAGCTGCTAGAGGGATATGCCCG GTACTCTGTGAGTGTGTTCCAGCCACCCTTCCAGCCTGGCCGCATGGCCTTGGAGTCCCAGGGCCCTGGCTGCAACACACTGCTGTCCACTAGCTCCCTGGAGGCTGGGGACAATGACAGGGACCCTGTTCAGCCACCGGAGCTCCAGATGGTGACCCCTGTGGCTGAGGGGGACACAGGGGTCTCCCGGGCCTGGGCATCCCCTGATCGGGGCCCTGTGCCCAGCACCAGTGGAGTTTCTTCTGAGATGCTGGCCAGTGGGCCCATTGAAATTGGCTCCTTGCCTGCTGGTGAGAGGGTGTCCCGGCCTGAAG CTGCTGTGCCCGGGTACCAACACCCAAGTGAAGCCATGAATTCCCACACACCCCAGTTCTTTATCTATAGAATTGATGCATCCAACCGAGAGCAGCGGCTAGAGGACAAAG GAGACACCCCACTAGAGCTGGGTGATGACTGCAGCCTGGCTCTAGTCTGGCGGAACAATGAGCGCCTGCAGGAGTTTGTGTTGGTAGCCTCCAAGGAGCTGGAATGTGCTGAGGATCCAGGCTCTGCTGGTGAGGCAGCCCGTGCTGGCCACTTCACTCTGGACCAGTGTCTGAACCTCTTTACACGGCCTGAGGTGCTGGCACCTGAGGAGGCTTG GTACTGCCCGCAGTGCAAACAACACCGCGAGGCCTCCAAGCAGCTGTTGTTGTGGCGCCTGCCGAATGTGCTCATCGTGCAGCTCAAGCGCTTCTCCTTTCGCAGTTTCATCTGGCGTGACAAGATCAATGACTTGGTGGAGTTCCCTGTTCG GAACCTGGACCTGAGCAAGTTCTGTATCGGTCAGAAAGAGGAGCAGCTGCCCAGCTATGACCTGTACGCTGTCATCAACCACTATGGAGGCATGATCGGTGGCCACTACACTGCCTGTGCACGTCTGCCCAATGATCGCAGCAGCCAGCGCAGCGACGTGG GCTGGCGCTTGTTTGATGACAGCACGGTGACAACGGTAGACGAGAGCCAGGTCGTGACGCGTTATGCCTATGTACTCTTCTACCGCCGGCGGAACTCTCCTGTGGAGAGGCCCCCCCGGGCAGGTCACTCTGAACACCACCCAGACCTAGGCCCTGCAGCTGAGTCTGCTGCCAGCCAG GGACTAGGCCCTGGCCAGGCCCCCGACGTGGCCCCCACGCGGACAGCCCCTGAACGCTTCGCCCCCCCTGTGGACCGCCCAGCCCCCACCTACAGCAACATGGAGGAGGTCGATTAG